TGTGACTATACTACAAATTTAGCTTATGTGAAAGGTTAGCTAAACGTAAGGCTTAAGCAAGCAATACAGCATTGGTTCACATGCAGATGTTGCCTGTAGTTAATTGCATGAGGAGTTCAATGCAAATGTTCTTTAGTCACGTCTACCCCATGTAATCCTTTCATGTCGGCAAATCAGATTTCTTGCACATTAAAGGCACGTaatgtgaataaatgtaaataaaagggTAGCCACGCTGCCAAAAAAAGCTTCTTTTACATCTTTAATGTCAATTTGAATGATTGTAAACTGAGAAACACATAATAAAGCTTTCTATTTATGAGTCACGCTCTTCAATAATGCATGCTAATACATCTCACAGCTAAGTGGTGAAATATATTACAGATTAAATCATTAAGTACACTGAACctgtcatttgcattttcagatCTCACGCTGATTACTCTAAATTCCATTACAGCGGGCTTCCTTTGCAAAGTCCTTGAAACACAATAGCCGTGCTGTCGACAAGCAAATCTTGGCGCTTAATTGAATCCACCATCGCTCAGCACTGAAGGTATCATTGGTACACGGGTGTATTCTTACCTCCGCTCTCCCCAGACGCCTCGAGTGCAGCCGGTCTGAGCGCTGGAGAGTGTTAGCGAGGGTGTCTGATAGACAGAAGGTTAAAGGAAAGGCGGATGAATAAAGTAGAAGGAGAGGAGGTCACTGAGAAAGAGGAGTATAtgctctcatacacacactttgCCAGCTACACGcggggagacacacacagagcaggagtGCTTGCGAGGCACAGCTGCTCTCCAAACACCACCATCCATCACCCACTGCAGTGTGACTGCACGCAGGGTCTGCTTTAAAAAACCCACTCCAGCGCACAACCGAAGCAGCctgcgagtgtgaatgtgagagaatgagacagagagagatgaaatgaagaGGGAGAGTGCGAGTGAATGAGTCAGTCAGCCATATTTAGATCCTGTTACTTCAGCAAAAGTGTACAAAAACGTATAGGTACTCTATTACAACCCGTTtatgctcaattgaaaacagtgcaaaagcagcatatttaatatttcaccTCATCAAACTCATTTTTTGCTTATTGTGATTTTGACGCAGCAAGCAAAATCCACTAAAATGTAGAGAGTAAAAGCACCTGTGCAGGATGGCCACTACAGCTGGTCCAGATGGAGCTTAACACACGGTTTTGGTAGTTTAGGCAGACTAAAACAATGCGTCATGTTTTATAATCATCTACAAAGCCACTATAGCTGTCACAAATACAGTTTTAGCATCTTAAATGTGCTGAATTTGAAGGATGAATTGAGTGTTTAGTccttaaaatgtcagaaaaaggcCAATCACAAGTTCCCAGAAGCCAAGGTgacatttccacatttcttcTTGTAGTCCAGAACCCAGATGTGTCCTCTGCAAACTATGTCTAAGTAGTTGAGTAAATGCGCTCAGTTACTTCTCCAGCGGTGGTGGGCACACAGCGGAGGGGCAGGAGAGCGAGGGCCCGGAGGGTCGAGGGGGGCTTTGTGAGGGGGTGTTGCTGTACGTCCTGGGCGGAGATGAGAAGCAGCTGCCGAGCCCTCTGCTATTtccagctctctcctcttcctatCCTACCCGCTcattttccaaaacactgctttTTCACCCTCCGCCTGCCTCGCCCGGCTCGTATGAAGTGCTCCAGGAGCTCTGCCTCAGGCCGGGGTTGTGGCAAGCCACTAAATGAGCGGTTATAGGACAGCTCCCAGCCCTCGTCGTGAGACCTCTGGAGCctcgtttgtgtgttttcagtccgCCCATTCCTCAGCCGCTCTGATCTGGACTTTACCCTAAACCTTCgattcatccctccctctctctctctctccgcctgGCTTTCCATCTGTTTCTGATGGCAGTGTTTCTACCTGAACGCCTCGTCACACTGCCAGCCTATCAGCAGTCACTGTCCTTTTTAATCTTACTTATGACCCCTGCACCATATGCTTACACGCACATGTTTTTCAACCTGAAACTACTCATAAGATTGCACAAGATGCCCGTCACGTCCTTTATTTCCCATAGATCTGCCTTCCGTCAGCCCGTTCTTTGAACAGAATATCTTCAAACTGAACTGATTTCATCAAGTAAATAATGTAATTGACTCGCAGGGTGAGTCTGGACTACCTTAGAAGAGTGTGAAATCTGATTTTCTTCATGCCAGTTTGATTGCAGAGTTACAGATGCAGCTGTAGGAGAGGGCTGAATCCCTCTCAGCTTCAGGTGCACAGACAGATGTTCAGGAGTCAAATGTCCAATCTGTTACACCAGTGTAATGAAATGTAACGGACCTCTGAAGGAAGCTATGAATTATTGATCcatgccattttttttccactcatcTCATCAGTTATTCTTTTTTTAGTCCCCGTTGGCAGTTGATTGTGTCTAACCCTGGCAGTGACCAGGCAggggatttttatttatttatttatttttatttatttttttttttggacagatTGGTCGCATGACTAACAGGAATATTGGTCCATGTGATTTGTTGTTACAGTGGGCGAGTTCGTGAGTGACGTGCTTCTGGTGCCAGAGAAGTGCAAGTTCTTCCACAAAGAGCGTATGGACATGTGCGTCAGCCATCAGCAGTGGCACGGCGTGGCCAAAGAGGTAAGGAAGGAATGACTTGAGAGGAAACAGTGGGAGGCTGTATCTCAGTGATAGCGGAGCAGTGGAAAAGAAAAGTCCTGTGGGAAGAGGAAGTCTAAGCATCGACTTAACTTTTACAAATTAAACCAACTTTAAGTCCCGTCTCCCTGACATCCTGCTCACACTTTTTATTACTTTCCAAtctttcctcttccctccctaATACCTTTCCACCTGTCTCTGTGAGTCTCTGAGGCCTTCTGATCACAGGCTGACTGGGAGCCCTCACATTTCAGCTCCTAATCAGATTAGTGTTGTGGCTGTAATACAGCTAATCCCCCTTGGGCAGCTCCAGAGCCGGCCCTCGGGGGCCGCTCTGACCACGACGGTACGAGCAGCAGCCGTCTGCTCTTGTCTCTCCCTGCCTCGTGCTTCCTGACTCGTACTCTTCCCCGACACGTATTACAGACGCCTGAACCCGGGTGTCATCTGCAGCCTTGCAGCCTGCAGATAGCGCGACATCCAGAGGCACAAGTGACCTGCAGTCGATAACAAATTTGTTACAGCCAAGCAGTAATAAATCTCACCAGTGGGAAAATCTGGGTAAGAAAAATGATTCAAAAACAATCTCAGCTCCCTCACCAACTGCCACCGAGATGTTGTTAAGCAGGGCAGCTAATCCTCGACTGCTCCAGTGGAGTTTCTCAGCAGCCATCAGTTAGACTGAAGTTGCACTCGGTACCTCCTCGCTGCTATATGAAGCACAGCGTTGCTGAAAAATCGCCCTTCGCTTTAAGGACTGCGTGACTTTTTGGAAGTGTGGCCCATTAATCATTTTGCTCAGCATGCGACGAGAAAAGTAGCTCTCAAATCAGTGCGTCTATATTCAGTAGGTGGGCGGATCTGTGACATTAGAAGTCATGAAATAAACACTGGTAGCATCTCTCAGGTAGCTTGTGTACACTTGGAAGGATGAAGAGTGCTATTGAGCAAAGTTTAAATAtcatgaaactgtttttgaaCGTTACCTGCGTATCTACAGGCAGAGAATAAAGAGTTAGACCCCTGTGATGAAAGCTGGATGTGTACTTCACAGAAAGCAAAATGTCAAGTTTCTCCCAAAACTAAGGTCCACGTTTGATGTCAGTGGCAGAAATGTTGGCCGACAaactctgctgtttattttgaatgGTATTATGCAGGCTTGGtcgtgcgtgtctgtgtgtgcgtctgcagcTGATCTCTCATTTACTCGAACCGTCAGCTTAATATTTTTTGTGTACATTCATGATTGTGTGCTCAAGGACCTCTCGTGGTTGAGGTGATTCACAGTTTTTGAAAAATCAATTTTATTGACTGCTGTTGTACATCTGCTTTGACTGCTGACTCCTCGCTCCTCCTGCAAGTGATCAGCAACCGCTCCAGTCTGAAATCTTATTTCCACCCGCGACAACATAACAAAAGGCCTTTCTGGCTCAAAACGTGGCTTACTAAGTCTGTTGCAGGCCAAAAACTGACATCCACACAAAGATCTGGTCTCATCTTGAGCCAGAGCATCTGCAGATTAATTCCTTTCCAGATATGTGATGATCCACTAAAGTTTGATGTGATATGAGATTAATAAATCTTCGCTGCCGTCATGACTGTGAGCCTGCACTTCACTGAGTGCACTCAtcaagtttttaaaaatgattttgaatATTAACAATTCATAACTTTATCACGACTATTAAAGAAATGGATGATGATTGGATAAAGTTATCTAAAATAACAGGAGGTGAAAAATTTACTGTAGAAATAAGATCCTGTAGGCGCAGAGGAGGACATCGTTTACTGTTTCctggcagcagaaaatggattCATGGAGACATAAATATTGGGTGAAAATCAGATTGAACGGATTCCCTCCTTTTAAAAAGCATCTgtaaaaaagagcaaagagccTTACTGCAGCATGTTTCCTCCCACCAGGATGCACACGCTCCTCCTCCGGTATGGGCATCACTGTTGAGATGTAGCTTATAAAAGCTAAAATTGGCACTTTAAAGTAGTGAGAGCCCTAAAAagctctgcagcttcatcagTCAGGAGTCCCGCGCCAGTTTCAGTCAATAACATCACTTATCTTACTTCTCCTGCTCCGTCAGGCCTGTGCCAAAAGCTCCATGGTGCTGCACAGCTACGGCATGCTGCTGCCCTGCGGCATCGACAAGTTCCACGGCACCGAGTACGTGTGCTGCCCCTCCTCTCGCACCGGGGAGTCCGCCCCACCCTCGCTGCCCTCCCAGGAGgacgacgaagaggaggagatagagGATGAGGAGATCGACGAGGCCGACCtggtcgaggaggaggaggacaggtgagCGGGGGTGTGCTTGTGTTCACGATCATGGCGTGTCTTTGAAATATTGCGAGCGTAACATCCGCTCCCTGGCGAAGGGCAGATATTAGCGGCCATCTGGATGAATTACAGTGTGGTGACATTGACCTATGGCAGCTGCTCTGCCTTGATAAATGACTCCTTTTCCTGGCTTCCACCCCTTCACTCAATCACCTCCGCCTCCTCCGCCCTCAGCATGACACCCGCCGATGAGCAGCCCACGCAAAAGGAGGAGCCGGTGGGCGAGGAcgaggacgaagaggaggaggacgaagacgaGGAGGAGTACCACTACGTCTATGAGGACGAGGAGGCGGataaggaggatgaggaggagaagaaagagagcagcagaatgTCAGAGAGCCAAGATGAGGATAAGACTCTGCAGGAGGTGAAAGGTTTGTAATGAGTTGTTGTAatacacctcctcctcctcctcctcctcctcctcctcctcctcctcctcctctctctctctctctctctctctccccccctcccttaTTGACACTTTGCCTACCACTTAAATGTAATCAAacctttttaacttttaaactATGGGCCATATGCGTAAATCTCATCCAGACTGTAATTAGATAAGTGTATGCATCAGCAAATCCCCTTTTcttcagctcgcagcagacacTGTGATGTACTGTTCTGCATTATCAGAGCACGAGGACGGATCATCCCGCTGATGTGCAGCCAAACTGCTGATAAATCCCGCTCATCATGTCCAAAGCGGAGCTGCACCGTCACTTGcattgttttcctttctttaatCATGTGTGTTGCAGTAGGAAGGAGTGTTTTCATGGTAGTTTTTCTGAGTGTTTGTCATTGCGACTGGAATTAAGTGCTGCCCCTAGTGGCCGGATGATCTAACACGCTGTCCCCTGGCAGCGGTGTGCACCCTGGAGGCAGAGACCGGCCCCTGCCGTGCCTCCATGCCCCGCTGGCACTTCGACATGAGCCAGAGGAAGTGCGTGCGCTTCATATACGGGGGCTGTGCCGGGAACCGCAACAATTTCGACTCAGAGGAGTACTGCATGGCCGTGTGCAAGCGCCTGAGTAAGTCTCACCTGACAGAGGCCGGTttcccgcctctctctctctgtttgtgtctctgctgcagactcGCCGCCACTGAAAACACGTTAGGATGACACAGTCTGTCGCTGACTTTTTAAGCAGAACACCTGTTCTGCAGTCTTCAGCTGTCACTCATCAAATCACTGCAGCTGTAGTCACCATGCCACCTCCAGCACACAGTCAAAACaattgttttcctttgtttcattATTCCACCGACACACCGAGCACTGCAGctaatgtttattttgattatttcaaTGTGTccaattattattttattcattgtttaGGCTAGAAAACGTCAGGAAGTCATAATTTCCTGGAGACAAATACtcagattgcttgtttttcCAACACTTCAAAATGAAGTTCTATCAATAGATTAATTAATAGCGTCAGCACTGAATAAAATGCCACTTTGCATCCAGTTCTTCACTAAAAATAGGTTATTTGTGGTGACATAATGGATATTAATGCTGTCATATATGGCACACGCTAAGGGTTAATGCCCTGCTGAATCAGAGCTGTTGAAATATTCAATATTAACAATATGAGACAGATGTAATTTATTCTCATATTAGGTTTTATTACATAATTAACTGTTAttacttaaataaaatgtgaaccCTCAGGATTTGGATTTGAGAGAACAGTGTGTTCAGTGCACCACACACAGTCACcgtcctcttcttcatcctcctctttacTTATTCTTAATCAATGTCCTTTTGTCATCACTTTTTGCTTGAGAAATTTGGCttctttaattaaataaatttaTTACTTTGCTCAAATTAATGCGCTAAAAAAGGTGCCAAAACTGAGGTGTCGTACTGGGGCTACAGTTTCAAATAACACAGAGGTCAACCTCGCACCGGGGgaacaaaagtaaaataaaaactgaagtaaaaacaacaaaaatagcaaataaaaGCATGACTTCTCTTAAGTGGTCATTCATATGAGCACAACACATTTTTTCTAGAGCTTTCTTTCTGCTTTGCCTGACTGTTCATTCCTGCCATTTGTCCatgttcctgtctgtctgtctgtctgtctgtctgtctgtctgtctgtctgtctgtctgtctgtctgtctgtctgtctgtctgtctgtctgtctgtctgtctgtctgtgtcaccgCCTCTACTAGAACCCCACCAGCACATATCAGCAAGcaccttttctttttgcacCTCGCAGTGACTCACCTCTCATCAGTTCAGACACAGTTCATAACAGAACCGACCGGAGTTCTCTTTGACATTTGAGAAATAAGAGGGTTTTAGAAGCTGAAGCTAAAGTTCAGAGCAGGAACTGCGTGCTTATCCGTTAACCTGCGCCTCCTGTTTTTGATGGTGAAGTGAAACGATGAGGTCTCTTCCTGTTTGCGAGCCCGGAGCGTTATTGTTTTTGCGACTTGCAGCGGTGCAGGGAGTGAGTCCCGCGTGACTGTATAGCGAGGAGCCCAGAACGGAGCCCTCTGGCCTGGCCCCAGATGACCCAGCCATCAAACGCAGAGATATTTCCATTAGCGTTGGAGATGCGACCTGTCAGCAGAAAGCCGATGGGAAGATGAAAGGAATTCAAAAGGAAAGACTGTCAGATTCTCTTAAATTTATCAGAGTTACTGAGGGTGGAAGAACGCCAGTGAGACGAGTGCTTCTGTGGGGATTTTTGTCCACTttcaactctctctctccctctgtgccgAGTTGTCcgtctttgtctttctgcctACTTgtgtccgcctgtctgtccgCGCCTGCGTGTCCGCCTGCTTGTCGGTTTGCAGCCCCGTGCGCTCACCTTCTGTTTCCGAACTTGCAGCCATGCCTCCGACCCCTCAGCCCACCGATGATGTAGACATCTATTTTGAGACCCCGGCCGATGACAAGGAGCACAGCCGCTTCCAGAGGGCCAAGGAGCAGCTGGAGATCAGGCACCGCAACCGCATGGAGAGGGTGAGTCAGCAGGTGGAGCCAGGACACCACTTCACTAATTAAAGAGGCAATGAGTAAGATTATTCCTGCTTAACATCTGAATGtgaatatatgaaatatatcaATAccagtttattaaaaaaaatgctttgccAGAGAGAATTTGGCTTTTAGAACAGCTTCTTACCAAAACCTGCAGCGCTGGCTTAAAAACCACGTTCGGagccacaaaacaaaagcagcatgaTCGTAATGCACGGTGATAAACATCACATTTACTCTTTTCATAGAGGTGAAAGCTATTGTCCTTTATTGATTTTCCTCATTAGGAAGGAATCATCGCAGGCAGATGAGTCCTGCACAGCGAGGATCAGCCCGAACAGTAATTGCATCAGTCTTTCTCAGCGACTGTGGTGCAGTTTTGGACCtattttgctgttattttgcAATAAGATTGGAGGAGTGTTGAAACGTttgagcagaagcagaaaaaatctgattattttaAAGAACATGAATCAGAACAAGTGTGACATTTCTGTAGTTTAAGTTTAGAAATTAAGCTCTTAAGCTCGTTGGGggcagcacagaggagctggAATTCATGGGCAGAAAATGTGCAGTGGGCTATTCTAAGTATTCTTAAGATGTGAGAATATGGCAAGGAGCAAGGTCATACTTTAAGGGGTTCAAGGCTTTGTTTCTACCGTCTGCATGTACGAAAATGAATAGCGTCAGTCGCCTGGCTCGCTCCGAGTGAACAGGTGCAGGATCTCGCTTCATTTCCTTCTGTCTGCGTCTCCCTCACTGCAGGTAAGGAAAGAGTGGGAGGAGGCTGATCGCCAGGCTAAGAACCTGCCCAAGGCTGAGAGGCAGACATTGATCCAGGTAAGACACTGATCCCTCCCCCCGGGAGTCCTCCCTTTGTCCCTTTGTTTGGGTGAGATATGACGGCTTACAGGCCCTGGGTCCCTCGCTCCCTGTGCCATTAAAGATCCCTTTTCCCTGGCTGCTCTATCTTTATCACTCTAAGGCTAAATTAGGGCACTGTCTGAATGGGGAGACTTCTAAATGAGTCCCAAACTCCCCTGACAAGCCTGAGAGGCGCATGAGTGAAACCGagagctgttttttctttcctcttttgttaAGTGGAAGTTGAAAGCGCTCTGTTGTGCCATTCTGTTCAAGGTGCATCTACATATTTAtatgtttgtggtttttttaaagcacttcCAAGCCATGGTGGAGtccctggaggaggaggcagccagtgagaagcagcagctggtggagactCACCTCGCCCGGGTCGAGGCCATGCTGAATGACCGGCGCCGTCTGGCCCTGGAGAACTACCTGGCTGCCCTGCAGGCCGACCCCCCGAGGGTAAACACCACACACCGGCCTCTGAGAGCGACTTTTATCCTcacctctctccatctgtctggcttttcttcccctctgtcCATGTGCAAACATATTCGCACACAGTGCTGTGAGACCACGCTACTTATGTCCTGCGACTAATCTCATATTCTGTCAGAAGACCCTCTGCCAACATGCAATTCATCATGAGGAGAATGGATTACTGCAGCCAGAAACACACATCCCAAAATCCTCCATGAGCTTGAAGTCAATCACATTTGAACCTGCAGCTATAATTCCTGTGTCGTGTTTTTTAAATTCCTCTTATCTAATCGTCCTCTGATCCTTCTGCCAGCACGCGCTTTGGCACTCTGTTACAAGGTGCCGGTTGTCGAACCGCCGGTGTTGGGCTTGTTACCCGAAAAAGAGAGAattaaatatttctattttgcGCTCATTTCAGATGTAAGGATGTTGCCTGACTCGAGAGCAGTCGTTTCTTATCCTGCTTCAGTTACACTTCCAAAATTGGTAGTTGCATCATCTGTGGCGTGATGCTATTTCAGTAGGTGCTGCAGAAGATTTCATGTCATGTTATAtgcaatggatttttttttgcacctcACTTTTGACAACAGCGTTCTTGACGTCCCTCTGCTCAGATGTGTGAAGGTGAAAGAATAATTTTCATGTTATATTTCAACCTGAGCAGCACAAAGTGTACTTATGTCTAATGGGAGGTTAGGTCATATTGTTTCTCTCTATAATCTGAGCCTGATCATTAAATGAGACAAAATTTAAGGGGATGAGAGCTAGAAACATCACTTTGAAAGTTATTTGGCTGGTAACTGTAAAATTATAAGAGTACAATTGATTGATTTCACCTCAGAGAAGGAAGAGAGCACCAGGTGCAGATCCAGAAACTCCACTAACCAGCCCTCTTCTTCCCGTTCCACGTCCCCCTCAGCCCCACCGCATCCTGCAAGCCCTGCGAAGGTACGTCCGCGCCGAGAACAAGGACCGCCAGCACACCATCCGCCACTACCAGCACGTCCTGGCCGTGGATCCTGAGAAGGCTGCTCAGATGAAGTCACAGGTCAGCTCTCACTGATCACCTGGCGTAACTTTGATGAAAAATGCCCTTCACGAGCGCTCGGGGCTCAAGGTGATATCTACATTTCACTCGTTTTGTCCAATCATCACCCcgaaatattcagtttacaatggAGATGCTCGATGTTCAGCATTTAATCAATACGCTGCCGGCCTCGCTGTGTGGAAGAGGCTGGGTCACCTTATTGACTTGACTTTGCTTTCCTAACTTTGCAAAATTAAAGTACAAAATAAATCCATAGATGTAAATGCACAGAATATCTATTTGAGTCAGTATCAGACCAATGTCTGTTATCAGTATCTGATAGGTGCATCTCTAATTTAAAAcatgtgaaagagagaaaagctggaACCAGTAAATGTTTGGCCTTTCTGTTCGAATTCTCT
This genomic interval from Chaetodon trifascialis isolate fChaTrf1 chromosome 9, fChaTrf1.hap1, whole genome shotgun sequence contains the following:
- the aplp2 gene encoding amyloid beta precursor like protein 2 isoform X8; translation: MGSVPAISVLILGIVVPALAGYIEALAANAGTGFAVAEPQVAMFCGKLNMHVNIQTGRWEPDPSGTKSCVGTKEGVLQYCQEMYPELQITNVVEANQPIRIENWCKKEKKVCKGHAHIVVPYKCLVGEFVSDVLLVPEKCKFFHKERMDMCVSHQQWHGVAKEACAKSSMVLHSYGMLLPCGIDKFHGTEYVCCPSSRTGESAPPSLPSQEDDEEEEIEDEEIDEADLVEEEEDSMTPADEQPTQKEEPVGEDEDEEEEDEDEEEYHYVYEDEEADKEDEEEKKESSRMSESQDEDKTLQEVKAMPPTPQPTDDVDIYFETPADDKEHSRFQRAKEQLEIRHRNRMERVRKEWEEADRQAKNLPKAERQTLIQHFQAMVESLEEEAASEKQQLVETHLARVEAMLNDRRRLALENYLAALQADPPRPHRILQALRRYVRAENKDRQHTIRHYQHVLAVDPEKAAQMKSQVMTHLRVIEERMNQSLSLLYKVPYVADEIQDEIDELLQEQKADMDQFLSSISESQPDVTVSSEESVEVPLSEGKPYRPFQVTSLGSRSEPEGDLSDSPRAFKKGSAMSGLDGLIGAEERIINSKPKISDNVESYRPLGEDFSFGSSALIGLLVIAVAIATVIVISLVLLRKRQYGTISHGIVEVDPMLTPEERHLSKMQNHGYENPTYKYLEQMQI
- the aplp2 gene encoding amyloid beta precursor like protein 2 isoform X5: MGSVPAISVLILGIVVPALAGYIEALAANAGTGFAVAEPQVAMFCGKLNMHVNIQTGRWEPDPSGTKSCVGTKEGVLQYCQEMYPELQITNVVEANQPIRIENWCKKEKKVCKGHAHIVVPYKCLVGEFVSDVLLVPEKCKFFHKERMDMCVSHQQWHGVAKEACAKSSMVLHSYGMLLPCGIDKFHGTEYVCCPSSRTGESAPPSLPSQEDDEEEEIEDEEIDEADLVEEEEDSMTPADEQPTQKEEPVGEDEDEEEEDEDEEEYHYVYEDEEADKEDEEEKKESSRMSESQDEDKTLQEVKAVCTLEAETGPCRASMPRWHFDMSQRKCVRFIYGGCAGNRNNFDSEEYCMAVCKRLTMPPTPQPTDDVDIYFETPADDKEHSRFQRAKEQLEIRHRNRMERVRKEWEEADRQAKNLPKAERQTLIQHFQAMVESLEEEAASEKQQLVETHLARVEAMLNDRRRLALENYLAALQADPPRPHRILQALRRYVRAENKDRQHTIRHYQHVLAVDPEKAAQMKSQVMTHLRVIEERMNQSLSLLYKVPYVADEIQDEIDELLQEQKADMDQFLSSISESQPDVTVSSEESVEVPLSEGKPYRPFQVTSLGSRSEPEGSAMSGLDGLIGAEERIINSKPKISDNVESYRPLGEDFSFGSSALIGLLVIAVAIATVIVISLVLLRKRQYGTISHGIVEVDPMLTPEERHLSKMQNHGYENPTYKYLEQMQI
- the aplp2 gene encoding amyloid beta precursor like protein 2 isoform X1, yielding MGSVPAISVLILGIVVPALAGYIEALAANAGTGFAVAEPQVAMFCGKLNMHVNIQTGRWEPDPSGTKSCVGTKEGVLQYCQEMYPELQITNVVEANQPIRIENWCKKEKKVCKGHAHIVVPYKCLVGEFVSDVLLVPEKCKFFHKERMDMCVSHQQWHGVAKEACAKSSMVLHSYGMLLPCGIDKFHGTEYVCCPSSRTGESAPPSLPSQEDDEEEEIEDEEIDEADLVEEEEDSMTPADEQPTQKEEPVGEDEDEEEEDEDEEEYHYVYEDEEADKEDEEEKKESSRMSESQDEDKTLQEVKAVCTLEAETGPCRASMPRWHFDMSQRKCVRFIYGGCAGNRNNFDSEEYCMAVCKRLTMPPTPQPTDDVDIYFETPADDKEHSRFQRAKEQLEIRHRNRMERVRKEWEEADRQAKNLPKAERQTLIQHFQAMVESLEEEAASEKQQLVETHLARVEAMLNDRRRLALENYLAALQADPPRPHRILQALRRYVRAENKDRQHTIRHYQHVLAVDPEKAAQMKSQVMTHLRVIEERMNQSLSLLYKVPYVADEIQDEIDELLQEQKADMDQFLSSISESQPDVTVSSEESVEVPLSEGKPYRPFQVTSLGSRSEPEGDLSDSPRAFKKGSAMSGLDGLIGAEERIINSKPKISDNVVIDESLDVKEVVYSAERVSVMHDDELESYRPLGEDFSFGSSALIGLLVIAVAIATVIVISLVLLRKRQYGTISHGIVEVDPMLTPEERHLSKMQNHGYENPTYKYLEQMQI
- the aplp2 gene encoding amyloid beta precursor like protein 2 isoform X2 is translated as MGSVPAISVLILGIVVPALAGYIEALAANAGTGFAVAEPQVAMFCGKLNMHVNIQTGRWEPDPSGTKSCVGTKEGVLQYCQEMYPELQITNVVEANQPIRIENWCKKEKKVCKGHAHIVVPYKCLVGEFVSDVLLVPEKCKFFHKERMDMCVSHQQWHGVAKEACAKSSMVLHSYGMLLPCGIDKFHGTEYVCCPSSRTGESAPPSLPSQEDDEEEEIEDEEIDEADLVEEEDSMTPADEQPTQKEEPVGEDEDEEEEDEDEEEYHYVYEDEEADKEDEEEKKESSRMSESQDEDKTLQEVKAVCTLEAETGPCRASMPRWHFDMSQRKCVRFIYGGCAGNRNNFDSEEYCMAVCKRLTMPPTPQPTDDVDIYFETPADDKEHSRFQRAKEQLEIRHRNRMERVRKEWEEADRQAKNLPKAERQTLIQHFQAMVESLEEEAASEKQQLVETHLARVEAMLNDRRRLALENYLAALQADPPRPHRILQALRRYVRAENKDRQHTIRHYQHVLAVDPEKAAQMKSQVMTHLRVIEERMNQSLSLLYKVPYVADEIQDEIDELLQEQKADMDQFLSSISESQPDVTVSSEESVEVPLSEGKPYRPFQVTSLGSRSEPEGDLSDSPRAFKKGSAMSGLDGLIGAEERIINSKPKISDNVVIDESLDVKEVVYSAERVSVMHDDELESYRPLGEDFSFGSSALIGLLVIAVAIATVIVISLVLLRKRQYGTISHGIVEVDPMLTPEERHLSKMQNHGYENPTYKYLEQMQI
- the aplp2 gene encoding amyloid beta precursor like protein 2 isoform X3; its protein translation is MGSVPAISVLILGIVVPALAGYIEALAANAGTGFAVAEPQVAMFCGKLNMHVNIQTGRWEPDPSGTKSCVGTKEGVLQYCQEMYPELQITNVVEANQPIRIENWCKKEKKVCKGHAHIVVPYKCLVGEFVSDVLLVPEKCKFFHKERMDMCVSHQQWHGVAKEACAKSSMVLHSYGMLLPCGIDKFHGTEYVCCPSSRTGESAPPSLPSQEDDEEEEIEDEEIDEADLVEEEEDSMTPADEQPTQKEEPVGEDEDEEEEDEDEEEYHYVYEDEEADKEDEEEKKESSRMSESQDEDKTLQEVKAVCTLEAETGPCRASMPRWHFDMSQRKCVRFIYGGCAGNRNNFDSEEYCMAVCKRLTMPPTPQPTDDVDIYFETPADDKEHSRFQRAKEQLEIRHRNRMERVRKEWEEADRQAKNLPKAERQTLIQHFQAMVESLEEEAASEKQQLVETHLARVEAMLNDRRRLALENYLAALQADPPRPHRILQALRRYVRAENKDRQHTIRHYQHVLAVDPEKAAQMKSQVMTHLRVIEERMNQSLSLLYKVPYVADEIQDEIDELLQEQKADMDQFLSSISESQPDVTVSSEESVEVPLSEGKPYRPFQVTSLGSRSEPEGSAMSGLDGLIGAEERIINSKPKISDNVVIDESLDVKEVVYSAERVSVMHDDELESYRPLGEDFSFGSSALIGLLVIAVAIATVIVISLVLLRKRQYGTISHGIVEVDPMLTPEERHLSKMQNHGYENPTYKYLEQMQI
- the aplp2 gene encoding amyloid beta precursor like protein 2 isoform X4, with product MGSVPAISVLILGIVVPALAGYIEALAANAGTGFAVAEPQVAMFCGKLNMHVNIQTGRWEPDPSGTKSCVGTKEGVLQYCQEMYPELQITNVVEANQPIRIENWCKKEKKVCKGHAHIVVPYKCLVGEFVSDVLLVPEKCKFFHKERMDMCVSHQQWHGVAKEACAKSSMVLHSYGMLLPCGIDKFHGTEYVCCPSSRTGESAPPSLPSQEDDEEEEIEDEEIDEADLVEEEEDSMTPADEQPTQKEEPVGEDEDEEEEDEDEEEYHYVYEDEEADKEDEEEKKESSRMSESQDEDKTLQEVKAVCTLEAETGPCRASMPRWHFDMSQRKCVRFIYGGCAGNRNNFDSEEYCMAVCKRLTMPPTPQPTDDVDIYFETPADDKEHSRFQRAKEQLEIRHRNRMERVRKEWEEADRQAKNLPKAERQTLIQHFQAMVESLEEEAASEKQQLVETHLARVEAMLNDRRRLALENYLAALQADPPRPHRILQALRRYVRAENKDRQHTIRHYQHVLAVDPEKAAQMKSQVMTHLRVIEERMNQSLSLLYKVPYVADEIQDEIDELLQEQKADMDQFLSSISESQPDVTVSSEESVEVPLSEGKPYRPFQVTSLGSRSEPEGDLSDSPRAFKKGSAMSGLDGLIGAEERIINSKPKISDNVESYRPLGEDFSFGSSALIGLLVIAVAIATVIVISLVLLRKRQYGTISHGIVEVDPMLTPEERHLSKMQNHGYENPTYKYLEQMQI